The following proteins are encoded in a genomic region of Streptococcus constellatus subsp. constellatus:
- a CDS encoding helix-turn-helix domain-containing protein translates to MCKASIASGKDITTAYAECGFGNYSGFYRTFRKEFEMSPNEFKNSSEKIKSR, encoded by the coding sequence TTGTGTAAGGCTTCGATTGCCTCCGGAAAAGACATAACAACAGCTTATGCAGAATGTGGCTTTGGCAACTATTCCGGTTTTTACCGTACATTTAGAAAAGAATTTGAGATGTCACCCAATGAATTTAAGAACTCCTCAGAGAAAATAAAATCCCGATAA
- a CDS encoding transposase, whose amino-acid sequence MKDPNITILDYLDAGTHKEIIAKLEATNNLIKVIKRNAFDFRNFENFKTRILIALNIKKERTNLVLSRL is encoded by the coding sequence ATGAAAGACCCTAATATTACTATTTTGGATTATCTAGATGCTGGTACACATAAAGAAATCATCGCTAAGCTAGAAGCTACTAACAACCTTATCAAGGTTATCAAGCGCAACGCTTTTGACTTCCGAAACTTTGAAAACTTTAAAACTAGAATTCTCATCGCTTTAAATATCAAAAAGGAGAGAACCAATTTGGTCCTCTCCAGGTTGTAA
- a CDS encoding GBS Bsp-like repeat-containing protein, producing the protein MRKKSLFYLTSTAILIAASSHQVFAAESVKASTSETTVELNKQEADSSPKFQTKEATHTSPVNQVTSSSSSENEVTDSSTALTEAKASKEKSVVKENPVVANETKKDNKSTFFAAQNNQATARSNTDAQVKKSTFVDVSSHNGHISKEDYQRLAEKGVSGVVVKLTEGTSYKNPYAISQAQNAQAAGMQVSAYAFSHYTNEAEARAEARYFAEEARRLNLPSSTVMVNDIEDSDMLSNINTSTQAWADEMRRMGFSNLMYYTSASWLDRNNLRTKGPIQTERFGLENFWVAQYPTSKLSADDAKTLKYNSEAGAWQFTSQAELLPGRHVFDQSVDYTGRFTGNAPIAKDALSGTITIANNNPETGTFDVIVSNVGAPYGVREVKVPIWSSVNGQDDIIWYTAARQSDGTYKVTVKASNHKNSVGEYNIHLYYVQNDGQLIGVTGTKTTVSIGKPKGTITIQNNNPNTGTFDVIVSGVSNPAGGVKTVSVPIWSSVNGQDDIIWYTAARQSDGTYKVTVKASNHKNSVGEYNIHLYYVQNDGQLIGVGGTKTNVSIAKPQGKITIANNNPETGTFDVIVSEVSNPAGGVKTVSVPVWSSDGGQDDIIWYTAARQADGTYKVTVKATDHKRSTGEYNIHLYYVQHDGQLVGVTGTTTTVSMARPKGTLTITNNNPNAGTFDVIVSGVSSPDGVREVKLPTWSNVDGQDDIIWYTAKKQADGTYKVTVKASDHKYSTGIYNVHLYYVQDDGKLVGVAGTQTVVSLAKPQGQITIQNNNPDTGTFDVIVSNVSNPYGVREVKLPIWSSVNGQDDIIWYTAAKQANGTYKVTVKASNHKNSVGEYNIHLYYIQNNGKLVGVTGTKTNVSIAKPQGKITIANNNPDTGTFDVIVSEVSNPAGGVKAVSVPIWSSVNGQDDIIWYTATKQVNGTYKVTVKASDHKYSTGLYYVHLYYVQNNGTLIGVGGTSTNVTISPDKLKPTGKITIQNNNPNTGTFEVVVSNVFSPNGVREVKLPTWSSVNGQDDVSWYTATKQADGTYKLFVNASNHKNSTGEYNVHLYYVQNDGQLVGVGGIKLQVNKRVYETPYYSQRDSRWAGRTYGGYTFAATGCVPTTVAMAISGITGQTVLPTTVADYLYHSTNEFNKRSYGTTSHGIVLAARHWGLKTETLGSTAAVREALAMGHHVLGAVGTSVFANYPVTHELIMKGYNNGMTYVMDPYNASNNGYYSVDYLFRVRSLDPTDNTEGSPFMTIRA; encoded by the coding sequence GTGAGAAAGAAAAGTTTATTTTATTTAACAAGCACAGCTATTTTAATTGCAGCTAGTTCGCATCAAGTTTTTGCCGCTGAATCCGTAAAAGCTTCTACTTCAGAAACAACAGTAGAGCTCAATAAACAAGAAGCTGATTCTTCACCTAAATTCCAAACAAAAGAAGCTACTCATACATCTCCAGTAAATCAAGTAACTTCATCTTCTTCATCTGAAAATGAAGTAACTGATTCTTCGACTGCTTTAACTGAGGCTAAAGCGTCTAAAGAAAAATCAGTTGTGAAAGAAAATCCAGTAGTTGCAAATGAGACTAAAAAAGACAATAAATCAACTTTTTTTGCTGCGCAAAATAATCAAGCAACAGCTAGGAGTAATACTGATGCACAAGTGAAAAAATCAACTTTTGTAGATGTCAGTAGTCATAATGGTCACATCAGCAAAGAAGATTATCAGCGCTTAGCTGAAAAAGGAGTAAGTGGCGTTGTTGTTAAACTAACAGAAGGAACGAGCTATAAAAATCCTTATGCAATTTCTCAAGCACAAAATGCACAAGCTGCGGGTATGCAAGTCTCAGCTTATGCTTTTTCTCACTATACTAATGAAGCAGAAGCAAGAGCAGAAGCGCGCTATTTTGCAGAGGAAGCAAGGAGATTAAATCTTCCGTCATCAACTGTTATGGTAAATGATATTGAAGATTCCGATATGCTTTCGAATATCAATACAAGCACTCAAGCTTGGGCGGATGAAATGCGGCGTATGGGTTTTTCCAATTTGATGTACTATACAAGTGCAAGTTGGCTTGATCGAAACAATCTCAGAACGAAAGGACCAATCCAAACAGAGAGATTTGGTTTAGAGAATTTCTGGGTAGCGCAATATCCAACTTCAAAATTAAGTGCTGATGATGCAAAAACATTGAAATATAATAGTGAAGCAGGGGCTTGGCAGTTTACTTCGCAAGCTGAGTTGCTACCTGGCCGCCACGTGTTTGATCAAAGCGTGGATTATACTGGACGTTTTACTGGTAATGCACCTATTGCAAAAGATGCTTTATCCGGAACGATTACTATTGCCAATAATAATCCTGAAACAGGAACTTTTGATGTGATTGTCTCAAATGTCGGTGCACCTTATGGCGTTCGTGAAGTGAAAGTGCCAATTTGGTCCAGTGTCAATGGTCAAGATGATATTATTTGGTATACAGCTGCTAGACAATCTGATGGAACTTATAAAGTAACGGTTAAGGCAAGTAATCACAAAAACTCGGTTGGTGAGTATAATATCCATCTTTACTATGTTCAAAATGATGGTCAATTAATTGGTGTGACTGGAACGAAAACAACTGTATCCATTGGTAAGCCCAAAGGAACAATTACCATTCAAAACAACAATCCCAATACAGGAACCTTTGATGTGATTGTATCAGGTGTTTCTAATCCAGCTGGTGGAGTGAAGACAGTCAGTGTGCCAATTTGGTCTAGTGTCAATGGACAGGATGATATTATTTGGTATACAGCTGCTAGACAATCTGATGGAACTTATAAGGTAACGGTCAAGGCAAGTAATCACAAAAACTCGGTTGGTGAGTATAATATCCATCTTTACTATGTTCAAAATGATGGTCAATTAATTGGTGTAGGTGGAACGAAAACCAATGTTTCTATTGCTAAACCACAAGGGAAAATTACTATTGCTAATAATAATCCTGAAACAGGAACCTTTGATGTGATTGTTTCAGAAGTTTCCAATCCAGCTGGTGGAGTGAAGACAGTTAGTGTTCCAGTTTGGTCTAGTGATGGTGGACAGGATGATATTATTTGGTATACAGCTGCTAGACAAGCTGATGGAACTTATAAGGTGACTGTTAAAGCAACTGATCATAAACGATCCACAGGTGAATATAATATTCATCTATATTATGTTCAACATGATGGTCAGTTAGTAGGAGTGACTGGAACAACGACAACTGTTTCGATGGCTCGTCCTAAAGGTACTTTGACAATTACGAATAATAATCCGAATGCAGGAACCTTTGATGTGATTGTATCAGGTGTTTCCAGCCCAGATGGTGTTCGCGAGGTAAAATTACCGACTTGGTCTAATGTAGATGGTCAAGATGACATTATCTGGTATACTGCTAAAAAGCAAGCAGATGGAACCTATAAGGTAACGGTTAAAGCTAGTGATCATAAATATTCAACAGGCATATACAATGTTCATCTTTATTATGTACAAGATGATGGTAAATTAGTAGGTGTAGCAGGGACACAAACAGTTGTTTCTTTAGCTAAGCCACAAGGACAAATTACCATTCAAAACAATAATCCTGATACTGGAACCTTTGATGTTATCGTGTCCAATGTTTCTAATCCTTACGGTGTACGCGAAGTCAAGTTACCAATTTGGTCTAGTGTCAATGGACAAGATGATATTATCTGGTATACGGCAGCTAAGCAAGCCAATGGAACTTATAAGGTGACTGTTAAGGCAAGTAATCACAAAAACTCGGTTGGTGAGTATAATATTCATCTATATTATATCCAAAATAATGGTAAATTGGTGGGTGTGACTGGAACAAAAACCAATGTTTCCATTGCTAAACCACAAGGGAAAATTACTATTGCCAATAATAATCCTGATACTGGGACCTTTGATGTGATTGTATCAGAAGTTTCCAATCCGGCTGGTGGAGTGAAAGCAGTTAGTGTTCCAATTTGGTCTAGTGTCAATGGGCAGGATGATATTATTTGGTACACTGCTACAAAGCAAGTCAATGGAACCTATAAAGTCACAGTCAAAGCCAGTGATCATAAATATTCGACCGGTTTATATTATGTTCATTTATACTATGTTCAAAATAATGGAACATTGATTGGAGTAGGTGGTACATCAACCAATGTCACAATTTCTCCAGATAAGCTGAAACCAACTGGAAAAATCACTATTCAAAACAACAATCCCAACACAGGAACTTTTGAAGTTGTCGTATCCAATGTTTTCAGTCCCAATGGTGTTCGTGAAGTGAAACTACCAACTTGGTCTAGTGTCAATGGACAAGATGATGTTAGTTGGTACACAGCCACAAAACAAGCTGATGGAACTTATAAATTATTTGTCAATGCTAGTAATCATAAAAACTCCACTGGTGAATACAATGTCCATCTATATTATGTCCAAAATGATGGTCAATTAGTTGGTGTGGGGGGGATTAAACTTCAAGTTAACAAAAGAGTCTATGAAACGCCATATTATTCTCAACGTGATAGTCGTTGGGCAGGACGAACTTATGGTGGTTATACGTTTGCCGCAACAGGCTGCGTTCCAACGACAGTCGCTATGGCAATTTCTGGTATTACAGGACAGACTGTCTTGCCAACGACTGTGGCCGATTATCTCTATCATTCTACGAATGAATTTAATAAGAGAAGTTACGGAACAACGAGCCACGGAATTGTATTAGCAGCACGGCATTGGGGTCTAAAAACAGAGACTTTAGGATCAACTGCAGCTGTACGAGAAGCACTTGCTATGGGGCACCATGTGCTTGGTGCAGTAGGAACTAGTGTGTTTGCAAATTATCCTGTCACACATGAATTAATCATGAAAGGTTATAACAACGGAATGACCTATGTAATGGATCCTTATAATGCTAGTAATAATGGCTATTATTCAGTAGATTATTTATTTAGAGTACGGAGTTTGGATCCAACTGATAATACAGAGGGGTCACCATTTATGACAATCAGAGCGTAG
- a CDS encoding CPBP family intramembrane glutamic endopeptidase, whose protein sequence is MGKLELNSTMLELKKSEGAGFKTFALCYLLYIAVMIIFQIIFRGSQQIVGVLAGYFAAMPVCVGFMVKVGKRSFASLGMSKEKFLLRYCAGWLVSLVMLAIVWGINILLGGVSFQFNKNFNITVFLMLLAGFVVQGFMEEFLLRSLLFTQIAVKWGMAAGIISNSIIFGLGHISNSGASAISLINTVLIGTFASLIFYYYDNVWLVSGFHSGWNFILGPVFGIIVSGFAQPTSVLLTEADMNQTILNGGRYGFEAGLPVTVISILLIVIYWVKIIRKPKAVPG, encoded by the coding sequence ATGGGAAAATTAGAGCTTAACAGCACAATGCTTGAATTGAAAAAGTCAGAGGGAGCAGGTTTTAAGACATTTGCACTTTGCTATCTGCTTTATATTGCTGTAATGATTATTTTTCAGATTATATTCAGAGGCAGTCAACAAATCGTAGGAGTTCTTGCTGGCTACTTCGCTGCAATGCCCGTTTGTGTGGGCTTTATGGTTAAGGTCGGTAAAAGGAGCTTTGCATCTCTGGGAATGAGTAAAGAAAAGTTTTTACTCAGATATTGTGCCGGCTGGCTTGTCTCTCTTGTTATGCTGGCAATTGTGTGGGGGATTAATATTCTGCTTGGCGGAGTGAGCTTTCAGTTCAATAAGAACTTCAACATAACAGTCTTCTTAATGTTGCTTGCCGGATTTGTAGTTCAGGGCTTTATGGAAGAGTTTTTGCTTAGAAGCCTGTTGTTTACTCAGATTGCTGTAAAGTGGGGCATGGCTGCGGGTATAATTTCCAATTCGATAATATTTGGACTCGGACACATCAGTAATTCAGGTGCTTCCGCGATCAGCCTAATCAATACCGTTCTAATCGGAACATTTGCAAGCCTTATATTCTACTATTATGACAATGTATGGCTGGTGAGCGGATTTCATTCGGGATGGAATTTCATATTGGGACCAGTTTTCGGCATTATAGTGAGTGGCTTTGCACAGCCTACAAGCGTACTTCTCACTGAGGCGGACATGAATCAAACCATATTGAACGGAGGCAGATACGGCTTTGAAGCGGGACTGCCCGTGACTGTTATATCTATTTTGCTGATAGTGATTTACTGGGTTAAAATTATACGCAAACCAAAGGCTGTACCGGGATAA
- the tpiA gene encoding triose-phosphate isomerase has product MSRKPFIAGNWKMNKNPEEAKAFVEAVASKLPSSELVEAGIAAPALDLSTVLAAAKGSDLKIAAENCYFEDAGAFTGENSPKVLSEMGTDYVVIGHSERREYFHETDEDINKKAKAIFANGMLPIICCGETLETYEAGKAAEFVGGQVSAALAGLSEEQVSSLVIAYEPIWAIGTGKSASQDDAQKMCKVVRDTVAADFGQAVADKVRVQYGGSVKPNNVAEYMACPDVDGALVGGASLEAESFLALLDFVK; this is encoded by the coding sequence ATGTCACGTAAACCATTTATCGCTGGTAACTGGAAAATGAACAAAAATCCAGAAGAAGCTAAAGCATTTGTTGAAGCAGTAGCTTCTAAATTGCCTTCATCAGAACTTGTTGAAGCTGGTATCGCAGCTCCAGCCCTTGACTTGTCAACAGTTCTTGCAGCTGCTAAGGGTTCTGATCTTAAAATTGCCGCAGAAAACTGCTATTTTGAAGATGCTGGTGCTTTCACTGGTGAAAATAGTCCCAAAGTTCTTTCTGAAATGGGCACAGATTATGTTGTAATTGGTCACTCAGAACGTCGTGAATACTTCCATGAGACAGATGAAGATATCAACAAAAAAGCAAAAGCAATCTTTGCAAATGGGATGCTTCCAATTATTTGTTGTGGTGAAACACTTGAAACTTATGAAGCAGGTAAAGCTGCTGAATTCGTAGGTGGACAAGTTTCAGCCGCTCTTGCTGGCTTATCAGAAGAACAAGTTTCTTCACTTGTTATCGCATATGAACCAATCTGGGCTATTGGTACTGGTAAATCAGCTAGCCAAGATGACGCACAAAAAATGTGTAAAGTTGTTCGTGACACAGTTGCAGCAGATTTTGGCCAAGCAGTAGCGGATAAAGTTCGTGTACAATACGGCGGCTCAGTAAAACCTAACAATGTTGCTGAATACATGGCTTGCCCAGATGTTGATGGCGCTCTTGTTGGTGGTGCATCACTTGAAGCAGAAAGTTTCCTTGCGTTATTAGACTTTGTGAAATAA
- a CDS encoding RNA polymerase sigma factor — MIAFAKEIVYYLQGSGVPKEQAEDVVQDVFIKMLESDFVIPAEKMRAWMYRVSIRRYIDKYRRDKHYMEILRRDFFTKGNQLIVEGSDYDFLMEEVEKLPMRDKIMLDLYYFQGFSTGEIAEVLHYSKSKVKVQLMRSRKKLRQVLEKKGYYHGNF, encoded by the coding sequence TTGATTGCCTTTGCGAAAGAAATCGTCTATTATCTGCAAGGCTCAGGCGTTCCAAAAGAGCAAGCAGAAGATGTTGTTCAAGATGTTTTTATCAAAATGCTAGAGTCTGATTTTGTCATCCCTGCTGAAAAAATGCGAGCTTGGATGTATCGTGTGTCTATTCGCCGTTATATTGATAAATACCGGCGTGATAAGCATTATATGGAAATCCTGAGACGAGATTTTTTTACAAAGGGAAATCAATTGATTGTTGAAGGATCAGACTACGACTTTCTCATGGAGGAGGTGGAAAAGTTGCCAATGCGGGATAAAATCATGTTGGATCTTTATTATTTTCAAGGGTTCTCAACAGGCGAAATAGCAGAAGTGCTTCATTATTCTAAAAGCAAAGTCAAGGTTCAGCTCATGCGCAGTCGAAAGAAACTTCGACAGGTTTTGGAAAAGAAAGGATATTATCATGGAAACTTTTGA
- the mnmE gene encoding tRNA uridine-5-carboxymethylaminomethyl(34) synthesis GTPase MnmE, with translation MITKEFDTIAAISTPLGEGAIGIVRLSGTESFAIAQKIFKGKDLSKVASHTLNYGHIIDPHSNQVLDEVMIGAMRSPKTFTREDVIEINTHGGIAVTNGILQLAIREGARMADPGEFTKRAFLNGRVDLTQAEAIMDIIRAKTDKAMNIAVKQLDGSLSDLINNIRQEILNTLAQVEVNIDYPEYDDVEEMTAKLLCEKTADFEELLTQLLKTARRGKILREGISTAIIGRPNVGKSSLLNNLLCEDKAIVTDIAGTTRDVIEEYVNINGVPLKLIDTAGIRDTDDIVEQIGVERSKKALKDADLVLLVLNANEPLTEQDHKLLEISQNTNRILLLNKTDLDEKIETTQLPDDFIKISALQNQNIDKIEERINQLFFENAGIAEQDATYLSNSRHISLIEKAIESLHAVNEGLDLGMPVDLVQVDLTQTWRILGEITGDAAPDELITQLFSQFCLGK, from the coding sequence ATGATTACCAAAGAATTTGATACGATTGCTGCTATCTCGACTCCTCTTGGTGAAGGAGCTATCGGCATTGTTAGACTAAGTGGAACAGAGAGCTTTGCGATTGCCCAAAAAATCTTCAAAGGAAAAGATTTAAGCAAGGTTGCCAGCCACACACTTAACTACGGTCACATTATAGACCCTCATTCAAACCAAGTGCTAGATGAGGTCATGATTGGAGCGATGCGTTCTCCCAAAACATTCACACGCGAAGATGTGATTGAGATTAACACTCACGGAGGGATTGCTGTGACTAACGGAATCCTTCAATTAGCTATTCGAGAAGGAGCCAGAATGGCAGATCCTGGTGAATTTACCAAGCGAGCCTTTCTCAATGGACGTGTAGATTTGACACAAGCTGAAGCGATCATGGACATTATCAGAGCAAAAACGGATAAAGCTATGAATATTGCCGTCAAGCAATTAGATGGGTCTCTATCCGATCTCATCAATAATATACGTCAAGAAATACTTAACACGCTGGCTCAAGTTGAAGTCAATATTGACTATCCAGAATATGATGATGTTGAGGAAATGACGGCCAAACTTCTGTGTGAAAAAACGGCTGACTTTGAAGAACTTTTAACTCAACTTTTAAAAACAGCACGCCGAGGTAAGATTCTACGTGAAGGAATTTCTACCGCTATTATCGGCCGCCCTAATGTTGGCAAATCTAGCCTACTCAACAATCTTTTATGTGAGGATAAGGCTATTGTGACAGATATAGCTGGTACCACTCGTGACGTCATTGAAGAATATGTCAACATTAATGGCGTGCCATTAAAATTGATCGATACTGCCGGTATCCGTGATACAGATGATATTGTCGAACAAATCGGAGTAGAGCGATCCAAAAAAGCTCTCAAAGATGCTGATCTTGTACTTCTTGTGCTAAATGCAAACGAGCCCTTAACAGAACAAGACCATAAACTTTTAGAAATCAGCCAAAACACCAATCGTATCTTGCTACTGAATAAGACAGACTTGGACGAAAAGATTGAAACTACTCAACTCCCAGATGATTTTATCAAGATTTCGGCTCTTCAAAATCAAAATATTGATAAAATTGAAGAACGAATCAATCAACTTTTCTTTGAAAATGCTGGCATTGCAGAACAAGACGCTACTTATCTCTCGAACTCTCGTCATATCTCTCTAATCGAAAAGGCCATCGAAAGTCTTCATGCTGTTAATGAGGGACTAGATTTGGGAATGCCGGTAGACTTAGTTCAAGTCGATCTAACTCAGACGTGGAGAATCCTCGGCGAAATCACAGGGGATGCAGCTCCTGATGAACTCATTACTCAGCTTTTCAGCCAATTTTGCTTGGGAAAATAA
- a CDS encoding anti sigma factor C-terminal domain-containing protein, translating to METFEIVAKKNKKRNRKRIILWSTTVVVVFFGIYIGARMITGKLISNQAWKVVNEVQLVESVAFPNIETYTWSANGGDMLHGGIKGRQAKDIYGIPLDYGEYKADFGIFNINRGIHFHANSGRYTESGATIQIENNQKVPQFYNKNVKEEKGESVHEPTKELPYVKDMQNQLVEVALTFDKPYSLKEIRAMIPKNLKTNWYWIGTNSTGDPSWWQPSNLYGTSPDYLTKKEYVHKKEAEEAIKNLKEGERLSNRLAQMKDVDGFLVNLKKYIATDIGKSTYNNVTPSDDIKTYLKKFGKLDLSKKEDLEKLEFSGVILTGKAENFAQLEGKEWIYASSIGASIPNQPYYKLDKE from the coding sequence ATGGAAACTTTTGAAATCGTTGCAAAGAAAAACAAAAAGAGAAATAGAAAGCGAATTATTCTCTGGTCAACAACAGTAGTGGTAGTATTTTTTGGAATATATATTGGTGCTCGTATGATTACGGGAAAACTCATCAGCAACCAAGCTTGGAAGGTAGTCAATGAGGTACAACTAGTTGAAAGCGTTGCCTTTCCTAATATTGAAACTTATACCTGGTCTGCTAATGGTGGGGACATGCTCCATGGTGGTATTAAAGGTAGACAAGCTAAAGATATTTATGGAATTCCACTCGACTATGGTGAATATAAGGCAGATTTTGGAATTTTTAATATCAATCGAGGAATCCATTTTCATGCAAATTCTGGCAGATATACAGAATCTGGGGCAACTATTCAAATAGAAAATAACCAAAAAGTGCCACAATTCTACAATAAAAATGTGAAAGAGGAGAAAGGAGAATCTGTCCATGAACCAACTAAAGAGCTTCCTTACGTAAAAGATATGCAAAATCAATTAGTAGAGGTAGCACTGACTTTTGATAAACCATATAGTTTAAAAGAAATTCGAGCAATGATTCCTAAGAATCTTAAAACCAATTGGTATTGGATTGGTACAAATTCAACAGGTGATCCAAGTTGGTGGCAACCAAGTAATCTATACGGCACGAGTCCAGATTATCTAACGAAAAAAGAATATGTTCATAAAAAGGAAGCAGAAGAAGCTATTAAAAATCTCAAAGAAGGAGAGAGACTGAGTAACAGACTTGCCCAAATGAAAGATGTAGATGGATTCTTGGTTAATTTAAAAAAATATATTGCGACTGACATTGGAAAAAGTACCTACAATAATGTAACTCCGTCAGATGACATTAAAACTTACTTGAAAAAATTTGGTAAGCTAGACTTGTCTAAGAAAGAAGACTTAGAAAAATTAGAATTCTCAGGCGTTATCCTAACAGGAAAAGCTGAAAATTTTGCACAGTTGGAAGGTAAGGAGTGGATTTATGCATCAAGCATTGGAGCTTCTATACCAAATCAACCATACTACAAGTTGGACAAAGAATAA
- the tuf gene encoding elongation factor Tu: MAKEKYDRSKPHVNIGTIGHVDHGKTTLTAAITTVLARRLPSSVNQPKDYSSIDAAPEERERGITINTAHVEYETAKRHYAHIDAPGHADYVKNMITGAAQMDGAILVVASTDGPMPQTREHILLSRQVGVKYLIVFMNKVDLVDDEELLELVEMEIRDLLSEYDFPGDEIPVIQGSALKALEGDEKYEDIIMELMDTVDEYIPEPERDTDKPLLLPVEDVFSITGRGTVASGRIDRGTVKVNDEVEIVGIRDEIQKAVVTGVEMFRKQLDEGLAGDNVGVLLRGIQRDEIERGQVLAKPGSIHPHTKFKGEVYILTKEEGGRHTPFFNNYRPQFYFRTTDVTGSIELPAGTEMVMPGDNVTIDVELIHPIAVEQGTTFSIREGGRTVGSGMVTEIEA; encoded by the coding sequence ATGGCAAAAGAAAAATACGATCGTAGTAAACCACACGTTAACATCGGTACAATCGGACACGTTGACCATGGTAAAACTACCCTAACTGCAGCTATCACGACTGTACTTGCACGTCGTCTTCCAAGTTCAGTTAACCAACCAAAAGATTATTCATCTATTGATGCTGCTCCAGAAGAACGCGAACGCGGAATCACTATCAACACTGCACACGTTGAGTATGAAACTGCTAAACGTCACTATGCTCACATCGATGCTCCAGGACACGCGGACTACGTTAAAAACATGATTACTGGTGCTGCTCAAATGGACGGAGCTATCCTCGTAGTAGCTTCAACTGATGGACCAATGCCTCAAACTCGTGAACATATCCTTCTTTCACGTCAAGTAGGTGTTAAATACCTTATCGTCTTCATGAACAAAGTTGACTTGGTTGACGATGAAGAATTGCTTGAATTGGTTGAAATGGAAATCCGTGACCTTCTTTCAGAATACGATTTCCCAGGTGATGAAATCCCAGTTATCCAAGGTTCAGCTCTTAAAGCTCTTGAAGGTGATGAAAAATATGAAGACATCATCATGGAATTGATGGATACTGTTGATGAATACATTCCAGAACCAGAACGTGACACTGACAAACCACTTCTTCTTCCAGTCGAAGATGTATTCTCAATCACTGGACGTGGTACTGTTGCTTCAGGACGTATCGACCGTGGTACTGTTAAAGTCAATGATGAAGTTGAAATTGTTGGTATTCGTGACGAAATCCAAAAAGCAGTTGTTACTGGTGTTGAAATGTTCCGTAAACAATTGGACGAAGGTCTTGCTGGAGATAACGTAGGGGTTCTTCTTCGTGGTATCCAACGTGACGAAATCGAACGTGGACAAGTTCTTGCTAAACCAGGTTCAATTCATCCACACACTAAATTCAAAGGTGAAGTTTACATCCTTACTAAAGAAGAAGGTGGACGTCATACTCCATTCTTCAACAACTACCGTCCTCAATTCTACTTCCGTACTACAGACGTTACAGGTTCAATCGAACTTCCTGCAGGTACTGAAATGGTAATGCCTGGTGATAACGTAACAATTGATGTTGAGTTGATCCACCCAATTGCCGTAGAACAAGGAACTACATTCTCTATCCGTGAAGGTGGACGTACTGTAGGTTCAGGTATGGTTACAGAAATCGAAGCTTAA